The following coding sequences are from one Panthera leo isolate Ple1 chromosome E1, P.leo_Ple1_pat1.1, whole genome shotgun sequence window:
- the CCDC103 gene encoding coiled-coil domain-containing protein 103 — protein sequence MERNNIIDFKALEKELQAALAADEKYKRENAAKFRAVEQKVASYEEFRGIVLASHLKPLERKDKIGGKRTVPWNCHTTQRGTSQEEATEISQEKTLLQPETSAEFYRAWRRHLRSGPERYQALLQLGGPKLGHLFQMDVGFGLLGELLVALAEHVRPTDRLVVLGILRSLASTGRFTLNLSLLSQVEREACRGLFQKLQAMSTLRPTEEEEGLGQEEERGLEEQPGEIQEEERLLQELLGVYQVD from the exons ATGGAAAGGAACAACATCATTGATTTCAAGGCTTTGGAGAAAGAGCTGCAGGCTGCACTCGCTGCTGATGAGAAATACAAACGGGAGAATGCTGCCAAGTTCCGGGCAGTGGAACAGAAGGTGGCTTCCTATGAGGAGTTCAG GGGTATTGTCCTTGCATCACATCTGAAGCCACTGGAGCGGAAAGACAAGATAGGAGGAAAGAGGACTGTGCCCTGGAACTGTCACACTACTCAGAGAGGGACCTCCCAGGAGGAGGCCACTGAAATCTCCCAG GAGAAAACACTTCTCCAGCCCGAGACCTCCGCAGAGTTCTACCGTGCTTGGCGGCGACACCTGCGGAGTGGGCCAGAGCGCTACCAGGCCCTGCTGCAGCTCGGAGGTCCAAAGCTGGGTCACCTCTTCCAGATGGACGTGGGGTTCGGACTTCTAGGGGAGCTGCTGGTGGCACTGGCCGAACACGTGAGGCCAACCGACCGGTTGGTGGTGCTAGGGATCCTGCGCAGCCTGGCCAGCACCGGGCGCTTCACCCTGAACCTGAGCCTGCTGAgccaggtggagagagaggcctGCAGAGGCCTGTTTCAGAAGCTGCAGGCCATGAGTACTCTCAGAcccacagaggaggaggaagggctcgGCCAGGAGGAGGAGCGGGGTCTGGAGGAGCAGCCTGGTGAGATCCAGGAGGAGGAAAGGCTCTTGCAAGAGTTGCTGGGGGTGTACCAGGTGGATTGA
- the FAM187A gene encoding Ig-like V-type domain-containing protein FAM187A — protein MNLAHTTVLLWVWGSLQAFEIVEKEDIFQRTPCPAFLIFDNAAYLADMSFELPCRCKPEEVSAVVWYYQKHLGSSHTKVLTDFDGRVLTEETQARVGSDMLVRFSIRMFSLLVFRAQPEDSGLYFCGTRKGDYFYAYDVDIQSGEGMVATFKDLGQEPFADEHRGSLHIFTAFWEWTPCDRCGVRGEQWRIGLCYLRSPDLSPRYQKTLPDVVSCGSQAVPWKLRAMAREHTPELLVQSCVVPCEKKTTQQGVMAIFSYVSKVGSRPWVPQVPIQFHQQRLGHGLIISCPGARPEHAVAWDKDRQYLYRTQYLKGVNRSMRVFIDHGNHLHIRFTQLSDRGIYYCWRQGVQVAGFRLGVTSQGRYRPSFSDPETRSAVELTLIGYLFITAVFVAIHLCRCCCYLFRCCPNFSP, from the coding sequence ATGAACCTGGCCCACACCACGGTGCTCCTGTGGGTGTGGGGGAGTCTCCAGGCCTTTGAAATCGTGGAGAAGGAGGACATCTTTCAGAGGACCCCCTGCCCCGCTTTTCTGATATTTGACAACGCAGCCTACCTGGCAGACATGAGCTTTGAGCTTCCCTGCCGCTGCAAGCCTGAGGAGGTGTCTGCTGTAGTCTGGTACTATCAAAAGCACCTAGGGAGCAGCCACACCAAAGTGCTGACAGACTTCGACGGGCGGGTGCTGACTGAGGAAACCCAGGCGCGCGTGGGCAGTGACATGCTGGTCCGCTTCAGCATCCGCATGTTCAGCCTGTTGGTTTTCCGGGCCCAGCCCGAGGACTCGGGCTTGTATTTTTGTGGCACCCGCAAGGGGGACTACTTCTATGCCTATGATGTGGACATCCAGAGCGGTGAGGGAATGGTGGCCACCTTCAAGGACCTGGGCCAGGAGCCCTTTGCAGACGAGCACCGTGGGAGCCTCCACATCTTCACCGCCTTCTGGGAGTGGACCCCCTGCGACCGCTGTGGGGTCCGTGGGGAGCAGTGGCGCATTGGCCTCTGCTACTTGAGGAGCCCAGATCTCTCCCCACGCTACCAGAAGACGCTGCCTGATGTGGTGTCCTGTGGCTCGCAGGCCGTGCCCTGGAAGCTTCGGGCCATGGCCAGGGAGCACACGCCCGAGCTACTGGTTCAGAGCTGCGTGGTGCCCTGTGAGAAGAAGACGACCCAGCAGGGCGTGATGGCCATCTTCAGTTACGTGTCCAAAGTGGGCAGCCGGCCCTGGGTGCCTCAGGTGCCCATTCAGTTCCACCAGCAGAGGCTGGGCCACGGACTCATCATCTCCTGTCCCGGGGCCCGGCCGGAGCACGCCGTGGCCTGGGACAAGGACCGCCAGTACCTCTACCGAACGCAGTACCTGAAGGGCGTCAACAGGTCCATGAGGGTGTTCATCGACCACGGCAACCATCTCCACATCCGCTTCACCCAGCTAAGTGACCGGGGCATCTACTATTGCTGGCGGCAGGGGGTGCAGGTCGCTGGGTTCCGACTGGGTGTCACGTCTCAAGGCCGCTACCGGCCCTCATTCTCGGACCCTGAGACTCGCTCCGCCGTGGAACTGACCCTGATAGGCTACCTGTTCATCACGGCAGTCTTTGTGGCCATTCACCTCTGTCGTTGCTGCTGTTACTTATTTCGCTGTTGTCCCAACTTCTCCCCCTAG
- the LOC122207035 gene encoding glial fibrillary acidic protein isoform X2, with the protein MERRRVTSAARRSYVSSSEMVGGALASGRRLGPGTRVSLARMPLPLPARVDFSLAGALNTGFKETRASERAEMMELNDRFASYIEKVRFLEQQNKALAAELNQLRAKEPTKLADVYQAELRELRFRLDQLTANSARLEVERDNLAQDLGTLRQKLQDETNLRLEAENNLATYRQEADEATLARLDLERKIESLEEEIRFLRKIHEEEVQELQEQLARQQIHVEMDVAKPDLTAALREIRTQYEAMAASNMHEAEEWYRSKFADLTDAAARNAELLRQAKHEANDYRRQLQALTCDLESLRGTNESLERQMREQDERHAREAASYQEALTRLEEEGQSLKDEMARHLQEYQDLLNVKLALDIEIATYRKLLEGEENRITIPVQTFSNLQIRGGKSTKEGESHKVTRHLKRLTIQVIPIQAHQIVNGAPPALETSLDTKSVSEGHLKRNIVVKTVEMRDGEVIKESKQEHKDVM; encoded by the exons ATGGAGAGGAGACGGGTCACCTCAGCCGCTCGCCGCTCCTACGTCTCCTCCTCGGAGATGGTGGGGGGAGCCCTGGCCTCCGGCCGCCGTCTGGGGCCCGGCACCCGCGTCTCCCTGGCTCGGATGCCGCTTCCACTCCCGGCCCGGGTGGACTTCTCCCTGGCCGGGGCCCTCAACACCGGCTTCAAGGAGACCCGGGCCAGTGAGCGGGCAGAGATGATGGAGCTCAATGACCGCTTCGCCAGCTACATTGAGAAGGTGCGCTTCCTGGAGCAGCAGAACAAGGCGCTGGCTGCGGAGCTGAACCAGCTGCGGGCCAAGGAGCCCACCAAGCTGGCCGACGTCTACCAGGCTGAGCTGCGGGAGCTAAGGTTTCGGCTCGACCAACTCACCGCCAACAGCGCCCGGCTCGAGGTCGAGAGAGACAATCTGGCGCAGGACCTGGGCACCCTGAGGCAGAA GCTCCAGGATGAAACCAACCTGAGGCTGGAGGCCGAAAACAACCTGGCCACCTATCGACAG GAGGCAGATGAAGCCACCCTAGCCCGTCTGGATCTGGAGAGGAAGATTGAATCTCTGGAGGAGGAAATCCGGTTTTTGAGGAAGATCCATGAGGAG GAGGTGCAGGAACTTCAGGAGCAGCTGGCCCGGCAGCAGATCCATGTGGAGATGGACGTGGCCAAGCCGGACCTCACGGCAGCCCTGAGAGAGATCCGCACGCAGTACGAGGCAATGGCGGCCAGCAACATGCATGAGGCAGAGGAGTGGTATCGGTCCAAG TTTGCAGACCTGACCGACGCCGCAGCACGCAACGCTGAGCTGCTCCGCCAGGCCAAGCACGAGGCCAACGACTACCGGCGCCAGCTACAGGCCTTGACCTGCGACCTGGAGTCCTTGCGCGGCACA AACGAGTCCTTGGAGAGGCAGATGCGGGAGCAGGATGAGCGCCACGCGCGGGAGGCGGCAAGTTACCAGGAGGCACTGACccggctggaggaggaggggcagagcctcAAAGACGAGATGGCACGGCATCTGCAGGAGTACCAGGACCTGCTGAACGTCAAGCTGGCCCTGGACATCGAGATCGCCACCTACAGGAAGCTGCTGGAGGGCGAGGAGAACCG CATCACTATTCCCGTGCAGACCTTCTCCAACCTGCAGATCCGAG GGGGCAAAAGCACCAAAGAAGGGGAAAGTCACAAGGTCACAAGACATCTCAAAAGGCTCACAATACAAGTTATACCAATACAGGCTCACCAGATTGTAAATGGAGCCCCGCCGGCTCTCG AAACCAGCCTGGACACCAAGTCCGTGTCAGAAGGCCACCTTAAGAGGAACATTGTGGTAAAGACTGTGGAGATGCGGGATGGAGAG GTCATTAAGGAGTCCAAGCAGGAGCACAAGGATGTGATGTGA
- the LOC122207035 gene encoding glial fibrillary acidic protein isoform X1 translates to MERRRVTSAARRSYVSSSEMVGGALASGRRLGPGTRVSLARMPLPLPARVDFSLAGALNTGFKETRASERAEMMELNDRFASYIEKVRFLEQQNKALAAELNQLRAKEPTKLADVYQAELRELRFRLDQLTANSARLEVERDNLAQDLGTLRQKLQDETNLRLEAENNLATYRQEADEATLARLDLERKIESLEEEIRFLRKIHEEEVQELQEQLARQQIHVEMDVAKPDLTAALREIRTQYEAMAASNMHEAEEWYRSKFADLTDAAARNAELLRQAKHEANDYRRQLQALTCDLESLRGTNESLERQMREQDERHAREAASYQEALTRLEEEGQSLKDEMARHLQEYQDLLNVKLALDIEIATYRKLLEGEENRITIPVQTFSNLQIRETSLDTKSVSEGHLKRNIVVKTVEMRDGEVIKESKQEHKDVM, encoded by the exons ATGGAGAGGAGACGGGTCACCTCAGCCGCTCGCCGCTCCTACGTCTCCTCCTCGGAGATGGTGGGGGGAGCCCTGGCCTCCGGCCGCCGTCTGGGGCCCGGCACCCGCGTCTCCCTGGCTCGGATGCCGCTTCCACTCCCGGCCCGGGTGGACTTCTCCCTGGCCGGGGCCCTCAACACCGGCTTCAAGGAGACCCGGGCCAGTGAGCGGGCAGAGATGATGGAGCTCAATGACCGCTTCGCCAGCTACATTGAGAAGGTGCGCTTCCTGGAGCAGCAGAACAAGGCGCTGGCTGCGGAGCTGAACCAGCTGCGGGCCAAGGAGCCCACCAAGCTGGCCGACGTCTACCAGGCTGAGCTGCGGGAGCTAAGGTTTCGGCTCGACCAACTCACCGCCAACAGCGCCCGGCTCGAGGTCGAGAGAGACAATCTGGCGCAGGACCTGGGCACCCTGAGGCAGAA GCTCCAGGATGAAACCAACCTGAGGCTGGAGGCCGAAAACAACCTGGCCACCTATCGACAG GAGGCAGATGAAGCCACCCTAGCCCGTCTGGATCTGGAGAGGAAGATTGAATCTCTGGAGGAGGAAATCCGGTTTTTGAGGAAGATCCATGAGGAG GAGGTGCAGGAACTTCAGGAGCAGCTGGCCCGGCAGCAGATCCATGTGGAGATGGACGTGGCCAAGCCGGACCTCACGGCAGCCCTGAGAGAGATCCGCACGCAGTACGAGGCAATGGCGGCCAGCAACATGCATGAGGCAGAGGAGTGGTATCGGTCCAAG TTTGCAGACCTGACCGACGCCGCAGCACGCAACGCTGAGCTGCTCCGCCAGGCCAAGCACGAGGCCAACGACTACCGGCGCCAGCTACAGGCCTTGACCTGCGACCTGGAGTCCTTGCGCGGCACA AACGAGTCCTTGGAGAGGCAGATGCGGGAGCAGGATGAGCGCCACGCGCGGGAGGCGGCAAGTTACCAGGAGGCACTGACccggctggaggaggaggggcagagcctcAAAGACGAGATGGCACGGCATCTGCAGGAGTACCAGGACCTGCTGAACGTCAAGCTGGCCCTGGACATCGAGATCGCCACCTACAGGAAGCTGCTGGAGGGCGAGGAGAACCG CATCACTATTCCCGTGCAGACCTTCTCCAACCTGCAGATCCGAG AAACCAGCCTGGACACCAAGTCCGTGTCAGAAGGCCACCTTAAGAGGAACATTGTGGTAAAGACTGTGGAGATGCGGGATGGAGAG GTCATTAAGGAGTCCAAGCAGGAGCACAAGGATGTGATGTGA